The genomic window gtcacgttttAGTCAATTGtgatagtttttggttaaatactccaccTGGCAACCATCATCCAAACGGCTTATAGTTCGTCGAACGAAACCCCACTTACCAAAATCCGGAAGCAGGAACTGAAACGTTCTGGATCTTTCCAGAATCAGGTAGCCACCGATGCATGTGATGTTTGTGCCAAACGTTTCAGGCCTCTCTAGAATCTTCTAGCCTCATCACCGTGTCCCGAAGTAAGGGTGAAAGCAACAGAGAGCATGCAGTGGCAAAGCAACCAAGACAGACAGGGGAGGCCTCGAGAGCGAGAGAGGCAACCCGAGAGGCGTGGACTCTTCCGTTGCACGAGTCGGCAGCCATATCATTTCCCAAACCCAAATGCCATTTCCCCGTGGATTCCATAGGATGTTCTCGCATCTTCCATAGGAGTAGAGTAGTCCTTATCCCGTGTGGCCCAATCAGATGGTGCCCGTCTGTACACCGTGCTCCCGAAAGTTGCAAAATGTTGGAGACGATGATAGGTGCCGGCCGACGGGCGAGCTGCAGAATCAGACAGACTACGCGGCCGACTGGCGACTGAGCAGTGAGCACAGGGCCTCCACGCCGCGCCCCGCTCGACACGTACGCACACGTATTGGCTTAACCAGTGGCGGTACGTGACGGCCGGACAATCACCGAAGGACGGCAGCGGCGCCGCCTGCCGTGCTCGTACTCATCGCATGTGGTAGCAGTGCGGCGTGATGGAACCGGTGATACATGGGCTGCGTCAGCCGGCGCCGgccccacgcacgcacgcacgcaccgacGCGCGCCACCCAGAGGCCAGAGCTGCATGGCGATGCGCCGCTCGCTAGCTCGGAATGCGATCAGGTGACATGCGCTCCGATGACATGCACGATGACATGCGGCtcaaatttaaatttaaacattacaaaaaaatctgaaaaaaatcatgcatgttTACATCACATATTAAGACAACCcctaaaaatttcagatcaaaattcgaaacatacatcgagaaacaaaaaagaaaaatctgTCATGAATAGTTCCTGAACGGTTCTCTATAGACTATTCACATCtgagtttttcttttttatttctcgatgtatgtttcgaattttgatctgaaatttttaagGATTGTCTTAGTATATGCTGtgaacatgcatgatttttttcaaattttttcgcaatgtttaaatttgaatttgggccGCACGTCACCGTGCATGTCACGCATGTCACCTAATCCGAGTCCCTTCCGGGGCGGTGGCTCGGGCGGCTAGGTCCCCGGGGCGGCGGGGAGAGGCATATATCCATCCCATTTTCCCTGGCCCCTATCGCGAATTAAAAGGGGCGGGTACGGCTCGGTCCCCCTTTGCTTGAGCGgacgcccgcgccgccgtcgctgGCTTTCCCACTCGGGACGGGAGGGGAGGCTTTCTTCTTGCCGCGCGATCCATTCATTAATCAAGCAAGTGGAGGCGTACGCACGAGATGGCGTGGGCTGACGCCCGCACCTCCAACGCCAAGTCGGCCCGCCCGTTTCGTGGCCGAGAGGCCGAGACGATCCGGCCGTGTCGACCTGTGATGGAAGATGGAATTGTTTGGCATGGAATAAACCGCACGCTTCGTCCAAAGCCTTAGCTTCTCAGCACAAGGAAACAGTCATTTCGTGGTTTTTCTTTCCTTGCCGTGCTACCACAGGCAAAGCAAATGCCCATTCTTCTCTACTGCGTAGTCACTTACTATCTACTACTGTGGTACTGTAGTTGTGTAAGTTTTAGGAAGATTTTTGTTGTGAGTTGGAGTGTAAAGAGGGAGACGCACTGTGTTCTCCACGCACGGCTAGAAATTCAGTACTGGTCCAGAACAGAGTAGGAACGCAAGAGAGATTGTCAGAACGGCACAGCAAGATTTGTGGAAAACGAAACTTTTCTATTGCAAGAACTCGATTATTACAGGGTACATGTGATGATGAAAGTACATCTCTATCTGAGCTCGAACACACTTGGTTCTGGCGGTCCACCGAAGGATCAGCGGCCAGGATGGTATCGTCACCGAAAGGCTCATCCTCTGCGTCCACTTCATGTTCATCACTTGAAAGGGTGCCGACGACAGCTACGTCTTCAGCTGGCACCGCCGGGGACCCGAGCACTTTGCTTGGCGCCCTGCTGGACACATCAGCTGGCCCCTTGGTTGCTGCTGGTGAATCGCAAGCTTCGCACTGCTCGCCGAGCACGTCGATCCAGCCTTCGTCGGAGTCCCAGTCCGGCAAGACGGAGCACGACAATGACTTGATCCTCTCGGACGGGCTCTCcgaaacctcctcctcctcctcctcttcctcgtcggtcTCCGATTCCCAGAATGCTGCGTCGAGCGTGCTCTTGGGAGACACCCACCTGGCCTTGGCCTCTCCTGCCTGCAATGCCACGAACGGGTGCTCCAGGAGCTGCGCCGCCGTGCACCGGTCGCGGGCGTTCCTCGCGAAGCACATGGCGAGGAAACTCTTCGCCTCCGCTGACAGCCACGTCGGCACCTCCGGCACGGCGTCCGTGTACCCAATCCGGTGGACGGCGGCAAGGACGTTGTCCATCTCGCCCCACGGGGCGCGCCCGGTGGCCATCTCGACGACCGTGCAGCCGAGAGCCCACACGTCGGCGGCCGGCCCCTGCTCTTCGCCTCGTGCCACCTCCGGGGCCATGAACGCCGGCGTGCCTCCGATCGGCCCGGCCGAACCGAGGGCCCTCGCGCACCCGAAGTCGGCGATCATGGCGCGCCCGTCGGCGCCGATCACTACGTTCCTCGACTTGACGTCGCCGTGCACGAGCGACTTGCCGTGGATGTAGGCGAGCCCGCGCAGGACGTCCGCCGCGTACGCCCGGATGGCGCGCTCCTCCAGGCGGCCCCCATTCCTCGCGGCCTCGTCGGCGAGCGAGCCGCCGGGGGCGAACTCGAGGAAGAGGTGGTAGGAGCCGtcgcggtcgccgccgccgccgatgcagCCCACGACGTGCGGCGAGGAGAGCCCGGAGAGGATCCCCTGCTCCCGGCTCAGCTGCGCCGCGTCCGCCGCGCGCACGGACTTGACCGCGAACAGCTCCCCCGACGCGGCGTCGGCCGCCAGGGTGACCACGGCCCCCGACGCGCCGCAGCCGAGCGTCCGCAGGCGAGTCCATTGCCCGCTCACGGCGATCGCCATTCTTGCTTGTCTGCGTGTGTGGTTGCTCTGGGATGGGATGCGCCGGTgatcttgttgttgttgtttttgtttggTGTGCGTTGGGTTTGGGTGGCCTGTGGTTGCGCGCGTTTATATATCCATGGAAGCAATGGGGTTAGGAGGGGAAGGGGAAGGCGAAGACGACTTGGAGCTAATTGGGTGGGGATTAGATTAGGGGGCCGATCGGGGCGGGGAAGGTGTTTGGTGTGTGTCAATGCTCAACTTGGCGAGGCAGAAAGCGTGGCTTGTGCGTTCTACCCACGCGCGGCAATTGGACGCTGTTTCTTTTCCATCATTTTTCCGTGCGTTTGTGTGGGTGGGAACGCGCGGCGGCTCATGCGGTCAATCAACCGACGGGCGCCCGCGCCTGACGCTCGCTCGCTCGCTGCACATGCCGCCGTCAAACGCAtccatctcctctcctctcctctccgccagtCGCCACCAACGGCACTTGGCCCATGCATCCCACTGTCATTGTTATTTCTGCCCACTCAGCGAATCAATCTCCTCGCAGTATTGTTTTTGTGGCGGTGCAGCAATACAATATGCTCAcctttttgggactttttctaTGCGACCATCATTTTGGGCAATGGAGCCAAAACACCTTTTTGGGACTCCCCATAGCTTCTTGGGCGGAAACCGAAGAACATTGCTCCTTTAATATACGGTGCCTCCACGCATAAGAATTGAAAAGTGCGTGAAGCCTGCTTGGATTCTTAAGATCAACCATAACATCGTCGCTTCCATTGCCCACATCCGTCAGTTCTTCACGTTATGGATGTTGGTGCATGATCTACACCTGGACACACAAGCTGACGATGACATTATCTAGAAACATGCCAATAACGGGATCTACTCGGCGGCCACTGCATACAAGGCACAGTTCCTCGGCTTGACGCTATCGCCTATGGACTTCATGATCTGGAAGGCGTGGGCCCCTCCCAAGATCAAATTCTTTGCTTGGTTGGCTATCCAAGACCGGATTTGGACTGCCGACAGATTAGAGCGGCGCGGATGGGAAAACTGTGGACTTTGCCCACTCTGCAGGACTGAAGGCGAGACAGGCGCGCACCTCTTCTTCAAATGTCGCTACACTATTAGGCTATGGAACTCGGTCATCCTTGAATTCGGTCTTGCTCACATGGACACCTCTTCTTGGCACTTGGATGGATCCGTTTTGGAATGGTGGGACAAGCGAACCAGCTTGCAAAACCCAGATCGACGAGCCTTGGCCTCCCTTACAATGTTGGTTTCTT from Triticum aestivum cultivar Chinese Spring chromosome 3B, IWGSC CS RefSeq v2.1, whole genome shotgun sequence includes these protein-coding regions:
- the LOC123067550 gene encoding mitogen-activated protein kinase kinase kinase 17, coding for MAIAVSGQWTRLRTLGCGASGAVVTLAADAASGELFAVKSVRAADAAQLSREQGILSGLSSPHVVGCIGGGGDRDGSYHLFLEFAPGGSLADEAARNGGRLEERAIRAYAADVLRGLAYIHGKSLVHGDVKSRNVVIGADGRAMIADFGCARALGSAGPIGGTPAFMAPEVARGEEQGPAADVWALGCTVVEMATGRAPWGEMDNVLAAVHRIGYTDAVPEVPTWLSAEAKSFLAMCFARNARDRCTAAQLLEHPFVALQAGEAKARWVSPKSTLDAAFWESETDEEEEEEEEVSESPSERIKSLSCSVLPDWDSDEGWIDVLGEQCEACDSPAATKGPADVSSRAPSKVLGSPAVPAEDVAVVGTLSSDEHEVDAEDEPFGDDTILAADPSVDRQNQVCSSSDRDVLSSSHVPCNNRVLAIEKFRFPQILLCRSDNLSCVPTLFWTSTEFLADAGPEARRRRHHARGQRRRLPPDSDANSGSCCCKKKRRSTLGDDDQCAPGGEGFAKRYRLGAELGRGEFGVTRRCEHAATGEALTCKTTRRKWLRRAADAEDMQREVEIRRRMSALEGAGGAVVRLREANRALF